Proteins encoded in a region of the Zea mays cultivar B73 chromosome 4, Zm-B73-REFERENCE-NAM-5.0, whole genome shotgun sequence genome:
- the LOC100279904 gene encoding Probable xyloglucan endotransglucosylase/hydrolase protein 30 precursor (The RefSeq protein has 1 substitution compared to this genomic sequence): MVCLTPAAAAPLLLVVVLAAAVSALPAINVTTMAFEDGYAPLFGHGNILRSADHRTVSLLLDRSTGSGFISSSMYQHGFFSASIKLPSDYTAGVVVAFYASNGDVFEKRHDELDFEFLGNIRGKPWRVQTNVYGNGSVGRGREERYVLPFDPTTEFHRYSILWTPAAVAFYVDDVPVREVRQSAAMGGDFPSKPMSVYATVWDASTWATAGGRYRVNYRYGPFVASFTDLALLGCRVDGPIQQTTAERCAAAAEALRASDVAVMTVEKQQAMRRFRERNMVYSYCYDTLRYPAAFPECDVVESERRRFKDTGHLRFALRRRMSPRRSHGRAASRDRVRELKKRAADM, encoded by the exons ATGGTTTGCTtgacgccggcggcggcggcgctgctgCTGCTCGTCGTCGTCCTAGCGGCGGCCGTGTCCGCGCTCCCGGCGATCAACGTGACGACGATGGCGTTCGAGGACGGGTACGCGCCGCTGTTCGGGCACGGCAACATCCTCCGCTCCGCCGACCACCGCACCGTCAGCCTCCTCCTCGACCGTTCCACCG GGTCCGGTTTCATCTCGTCGTCCATGTACCAGCACGGCTTCTTCAGCGCGTCCATCAAGCTCCCCTCCGACTACACCGCCGGCGTCGTCGTCGCCTTCTAC GCGTCCAACGGCGACGTGTTCGAGAAGCGGCACGACGAGCTGGACTTCGAGTTCCTGGGCAACATCCGGGGCAAGCCATGGCGGGTGCAGACCAACGTGTACGGAAACGGCAGCGTGGGCCGGGGCCGGGAGGAGCGGTACGTGCTCCCCTTCGACCCAACCACGGAGTTCCACCGCTACTCCATCCTGTGGACGCCCGCCGCCGTGGCCTTCTACGTGGACGACGTGCCGGTGCGCGAGGTGCGGCAGTCGGCCGCCATGGGCGGGGACTTCCCCTCCAAGCCCATGTCCGTGTACGCCACCGTGTGGGACGCCTCCACCTGGGCCACCGCCGGGGGCCGGTACCGCGTCAACTACCGCTACGGGCCCTTCGTCGCCTCCTTCACCGACCTGGCCCTCCTCGGCTGCCGCGTCGACGGGCCCATCCAGCAGACGACGGCGGAGCGGTGCGCCGCAGCCGCCGAGGCACTCAGGGCGTCGGACGTGGCCGTCATGACGGTGGAGAAGCAGCAGGCCATGCGCAGGTTCCGGGAGCGCAACATGGTCTACTCCTACTGCTACGACACGCTGCGCTACCCCGCCGCGTTCCCCGAGTGCGACGTCGTCGAGTCGGAGCGCAGGCGGTTCAAGGACACCGGACACCTCCGCTTCGCGCTGCGGCGGCGGATGAGCCCGCGACGCTCCCACGGCAGGGCGGCCAGCAGGGACAGGGTCAGGGAGCTCAAGAAGCGCGCGGCGGACATGTAG